CTGCTTGTTCTTCTTACCCAGATGATAACTCACGTGTAAAACCTTAAAAGTTCCGCTTTCCATATTACTTGGATAAAAGTGCTCCTGCTGTAGAAAATGCAGAGAAATGTTCATTGCTGTGTCATTTCTCGTGCCCTCAAGGCTCAGCTTTGAATCTGAATGTCTTTGTGTGCATTTCAAAGAAAGTGGAGTCTCACTAAAAGCAGATGATGCtctagttgtttttttttttttaaatcgttttGTTGCTGAACTTCTGTCCAGGTACATGTTCTTATGTAACTAAGCTGTCTTTGTAATCTGCCCAAAAGGCAAAGTTCACATCTTCCAGACTGAAAGCTTCTCTAGaaagaaattcacattttaGTCCTTAGTCACTCAGTATTCATGGGTATGTGAAAGCAGTATGATTTAGTTAAAAACAATTTACTTTTAAAGAGCTGAAAGTGGAAATAAGGCAAGGCAGTCTAGCAAAGGTATCCAGAAAGATATCTGGTTGTCTTATTTTCTTTTGAACATCACAATGGTGTTTCATTACTATTTGATATCTGAAGAAATGCTGAGTTACGCCCCCATCCTGCCATGTTAAGGATCCAAGAGTTTTTGGAAGGATTCTCTTTGGATTTGGAAAACTGGATCAATGTGTTGAGGTGGgtgggggtaaaaaaaaaaaaaaaaatccttgggCATAATGTATGTGTCAACTCACTGTCCAAGTGTCCTGCTCCACCCCCTTTTGGAAACTGTCTGGGTTAGCTGTCAAAGAAAAGGCTGCACCCAAATGGTACAAGAGGCTAACTGTCTAACAGCCTGCTCTTTAGTTGGGTAACTTTAGACTTCCTCATCGTCCCTTTAGGCTTGTtgagacattttatttttacatcctTATTCACCACTCCTGCATTACTCCTTGCAATAATTTCATTGCACAATAAATTTCAGCTTAAATAAGCTGACTAGGCAGTTGAACCTTCGGTTGTTTTGAGTCATTTGTTAATAGCCTCAGTCAAGTCGGTAACATGAATCACTACTAAAACCTTCATTTGCTGTACAAAATGTTAAgaaaataaagcaccaaataaaCACCTATGACATGCTCTCTTTATTATGTATCAAGTGAAAGTATATAGTTTAAGACATTAAACTTCGTTGATTCTAGTATAAGAACTACTCCATTCGAACCTCATGTGCCCAGTTCATCTTCAGGATTCTGCTCcatctaaaaagaaaaacactttatcTACTTGACAAAATGTGGATtataaagcttttattttgacattgaAACTTATTGgaataaataaagcattttGCAGCAATTGATGTGTTGCGTTTGATAAAAATGTAGATTACTAAACCATGATGTCACACACTGGTTTGGTCCCACAATGAAGTCAGCGTTTTTACTGCCATCGTCGTTTAGAAACCATTAGCTAACACACATCCTGGATAATCCTCTCACTCGACGACAGAATGCAGGTTTTAGGATTTTGAAGCCAATTTTGAACCTTGGAGCTACAGCCATCTTTTATTGTGTCTAAATATGAGATTTGATTTttgaattttaaattaattttgtttCCAGTACAAACATGTCCCTTTGGTTGTTGGTTTTTGTCACCTTAATTGGAGTTTGCCCTTTTTGTCCCCTTTTattaagacagaaagaaaactgaacATGGGAATCACTACTCTAAATTCAGAGTCGTTGTAATGttagaacaaaaagaaaatatacaaCTTACTGCATGTCTTTTTTGAAGGTTGTCATTTTGTAGCACCACCATCTTCAGAGACGCTCTGCACCTGAACAGCATCTGCATGTTTGGTGCTTCCAACCTGAAGCATCGGAGGCCAAATGTCACCACATGTACTCTGTGCTGGGAAACCAACTGGGCTggactgaggaggaggagggagtaAGGGAGGACTCTGTGTCTCTGCGAAGCTCCAGTGCTGAACAAAACACTTGGTTTTTACAGCTTCTGCTAGGAGCTCCTGGAGCCCTGGGAGGTGTTGCTCCTGAGCCAGGGCTTGTTCAGCAAGGAGATCCAGGAGGGAATGAGCGGGAGTGGGTGTCTCATCAACCTGAGATTTCTCCGACTCTGAATTTgaggtggctctgacatccagTTCCACTTTTTTGACCTCGCCCTTCTTCATGGCAGCACCCTCGTGAACAGAACCGAGGATATCGGAGCCTTCAGTGAAGACTGAACCTGCTCCTCTGGACATTTCTGTCAGTGGTGGATTTCCTCGATCGTCATTACAGCCATCTGAGAATGTGCATGACTGCTTCTTCTCACACTTGGCCTTCTTTGTTCTAAACATGTGAAACAATGCTTGCATTTTTGgtaaataattttaaacattttatgtaGAAATTCATACAAGTAACAACATTTAATTCCGCCCATCACTGCACTCACAGTAATGAAAAGAGATCTAACAATTTCCTGCTCTCCTTCATCAGAAccctgagagagaaaaaaaaaagacatttaagtGGTAACATGTGTATAGTTAAAAGTATGAAAGTTAAGTTTCAGGACTGAAACTGCACCATTATAGTTTACCTAGATTGCATCCACCCTTTTGGCCAAAGCGGTTTGACCTCATTGTCAAGAAAGATCTTGAGATGCTCTTCAACCTCCTGTTCccccttcctttcctttttataATTGTCTGCTTTTGCTTTCAACACTTGGCCCAAACACTCTCTAAATGACAGAACAGGTCACAGTGTCAGTTTTCATGGACTAAATCACAGTTTTTAAAGATCttactgaaataaaacatgttaacaCATTATTGATCTTTACAGCTTACCTGAGCTCCTCATTCCACTTGAACACTTTCTTAGGACCTGCTTTTCTCCCAGTTTTCTCCTCATCATTGTCCTCTGTTGCCCTttagataaaaagaaaatgccatTGTCACAGAGGGCTACGGATGGTTCCCAGTAGTCCAGTTCTCTTTGCAAGCACCTGCACAGACAACATGCTAATACTAAGCTAGCCTAGAAGCCAGTGTTGTTAAAGCTGAGTAAATGCTGatcccagcccagcagccagagcctgaagTTCAACAGGTaaactgatgagcagtcaggctgtaGCCTCTGTTTCTAAAGCAGAACTGTGGTGATCACTTTAAAGTGACTTTGTGCTGTTGGCTTTGTCTTTCATACCTAAATACTAAGAGAGATCATGTGTGTCCTCACTAGGACAGAGATTTGCcttggtgtgtgggactgtaaGCCCTATAGGTTTATATTATTAAATGGTGATAATGATGCATTTTCAGGTCATTTCACAGAGAAACAGGAAGTAATGTAATGACTAACAATGAATTAATTACTCCCAGGAGGAAGTAAGTAATTGACTATattatatcacacacacacttcttaaAAGTACTGTGTGTAACTACTTTTTTGAGCAAtgaccccaacactgatcacaaagaggggaaatgccttaaacatgcataaacatttgaccacacagcattcaattaatttgcatgaatgtaaggtctttgataaatattttttttgattCACATCCTTGTTGAGGGCAAACCAAACTGCATGGACATGCTgtaaagcaggggtgggcaactccaggcctcaaggccGGTGTtgtgcaggttttagatgtgtcctttatacaacacagctgattcaaattgcTAAATTAATTCCCTCCTCAACATGcgttgaagttctccagaggcctggtaatgacctttgattcaggtgtgttgacccagggtgatatctaaaacctgcagtacACTGGCCTTCAGGCCTgtagttgcctacccctgctctACAGCATGTAAATGTACATGCTGTAGAGTAATGTTCATGTCGCATCTGCCTTTTTGAAATTGTACAATTTGGTTGTGTCagccatcagccttttacagcaGAGGGGTAACAAGTTCAAAGTTAAAGAAAAGGTTGTAATATTTAAATACAGGCACAACTGTGGCAAAGAATGGGAGATGAGACAAGGTGGTAAAGCAGGAAAgtagattttattttgttaaataaaattatagACACTAGTAGCTGATAGTCTCACCCCCATTTTCCAAGAATAAATGAACTTACTTTGAAGTCTTGACTTGTTCATATGCCTGACATTCTTCATTGAAACATGAAATCTGCTCAGGCATAGATCTTCCAATGGCATCTTTAAGTTTCTGCATGGGATCTTCCACCCCACTGGGCTCCCCCTTATCAAGAGCACATATAAGAAGCAGGTCACACAAGTATAAATAATTTACAACTCTGTAACAGAAATGCAGCTGAACACATGAGCACACTCACCACTTGTGCGATTAGCAGTTTCTTTACACGTTTGAGAAGCGTATCTCTGCTACAGGGCAGGAAAGATGACAGGTGTGTGTACACCTTGGAGCGCAGTGACCCACTCTGCTCCCGACACTGTAACTCAATGCTGTGCCGAAACACCAAGAGCGGAAACGTGTATTTAAACACCTCACTCAATACCTCAGGTGGAACACGTACACATTTAGTTAGAGGGTTAGTGAGTTATATAGTGCTTTGTATACCTTTGAGCATGCAGCCATAAAAGCGGCTGTGTGACGCTGCAGCTACATAGCTACCATCTTTGTGTGCCATGCTAATCTGTGTGTTCACCATATTAGTTTAGTGTGTAAACCGGCTACAATTTGCGAAGGAGATTATTTGAAATCTTAGGCATGAGCATAGGTATAACAAGATTTTTGACCAGATAATTA
This sequence is a window from Oreochromis niloticus isolate F11D_XX linkage group LG6, O_niloticus_UMD_NMBU, whole genome shotgun sequence. Protein-coding genes within it:
- the LOC100694982 gene encoding ubinuclein-1 isoform X3 is translated as MAEPRRVQLFTVSSDAPSSNSPSTHRCPSGVPQMEETPSDRPADTETVRLVLTLFEPDERSFPEFSYTQLVDDKISQSKVEGPLSRLEEEEKRENDEVAAIARKLEEKYKRKLNDDQEKPGKKLCRADGEIKSNMDHKLSSLSEIEQTDEMKIKKKKKAIRTLSVTSMLKKFQKEKARERQKKARDKAAANLGATATPPFPADAGGGGGMGLTDPLLSLIGSTNDHALIQAASTVDFDIDLDSLLEVSEEISSPKSLPQPALEMQLIQSKTDDPVQLDTFSDPKTRTSNSKTNFLEKCEPDQTQLVSDSSSTSQSAPLPEGLPPALKDSIRKLTVAAKTSEGESKLRFFSRDINSILLDIELQCREQSGSLRSKVYTHLSSFLPCSRDTLLKRVKKLLIAQVGEPSGVEDPMQKLKDAIGRSMPEQISCFNEECQAYEQVKTSKATEDNDEEKTGRKAGPKKVFKWNEELRECLGQVLKAKADNYKKERKGEQEVEEHLKIFLDNEVKPLWPKGWMQSRVLMKESRKLLDLFSLLTKKAKCEKKQSCTFSDGCNDDRGNPPLTEMSRGAGSVFTEGSDILGSVHEGAAMKKGEVKKVELDVRATSNSESEKSQVDETPTPAHSLLDLLAEQALAQEQHLPGLQELLAEAVKTKCFVQHWSFAETQSPPLLPPPPQSSPVGFPAQSTCGDIWPPMLQVGSTKHADAVQVQSVSEDGGATK